The genomic DNA AAAAATGACACCATCAACCCCCTCCTCACCAGAATCAACAGCAACGACGCCACCAAAACCCACACCAGGACCATCGAACTTgcaatccaaatccaaattaATCCCCTCCCCCCGccgcctcctcatcctcagccCGACCTCGCACTCCCTCACCACCATCCCTCCCCTCTTACACACCCTGACTGGCGTCGCCGTCAAGGATCCTCCATCCGTGACTGCTGCGACTGCTATCGCGTCCCAGGACGAGCCCGCGTCCGTGAAGACCACGTTCGCGGGGTATACGACACATACGCCGCTCACGATCGAGAACAAGTATTACAAAGCAGAGGTGCCGATATGGGTTGATGAGATTCCGACAAATTCTACTACGGATGCGAAGAGAGTGACAGGCTCAGAGGCGGAGACAACAGACACGGGTGTGAAAGGGACAGACACAGGCGCAGCGCAATGGAAAGCCGAGTTCTCGGGTGCTGAGGCGCGGGTCGTGCGTGATGCGATTGGGGGTGTTGTTATCTGCTTAAAGAACCCGCGCCCTGGACACGATGGCAGTGAAGACGTTGCAGAACGAGAGGACGTCAAGTCACTCAAGGACTTCCTAAGGTGTATCGGTGATGTCAAGCGGTTAGTCGAGAGTGAGAGAAGTGGTGATGGCGACGACGATGGTGAAGGTGGGGGGATTGGGTTTGGAGAGGTGCTGGGTTTGATTGTCCTCGTTGAGGATGGCGATAAGGAtaagaagaccaagaacgGTTCCGAGGATGAGGGTGTGCTTGGAGAGACGGAGAAACCATTCTCTATTTCATGGTGGGAGGACCAGCTTGATGATATCGGGTTGATGGATTTTGATATTGCGAGTTGGGATCCTAGTGCGCCGGATACGGATGTTAGGGATAAATATGGTGGTATGATTTCCTTAATCATTCCTTATCCATGTGCCGCATGCTAATTGAGTAGAATACCAAGGAATGCGCCGGATCCGCCAGATCATCGAAACGCACGATTGGGCCTCTGATGATCAGTCTACAGATGTAGACGCTGATCTGGGGTTCGATGATCATCTCGAAGAACAACTCCTGGGTCTTGATAAGAGTAGCAGCGGGTTCAATCTTGAGGTCAATGAACTTGAGCGGGAGATGTTTGGCCTGCGTATGGCCATTGAAaggggtggtgatgatggggAGGATGAGTTCGGGGATTTtggggatgatgatggcgaCCTTAAGGTTGAATCGATGGAGGCATTGATGTTACGGATGCAGGCTATTAAAGGTGTGTATTCTCTACTTTGACCATTGTTTATGGGCAGATGCTAATGAAGCAGATATGAGCGCCGATTTACCGGAAAGCGAACGGAAGAAGTTTGCGGCTAAGGCAGTTCGAGATATCATGAAAGAGATGTAATTACAGATATAGATACCATAGACTAATATCTACATATATACGGCCATGTCAAGACAGACCtagttcttctgcttcttaaGGGCCTTGCGACGCTGAGCAATCATGTGTGTGTAGAGGATGTACGAGCCTGAGCCCAGTCAGTACATGCCACCGGAATGAACGAAAATAGGGACAACATACCAGGAACATAGATACcaagaacaacaaccaaaaacCACCAGAAAGCCGGATGCAACTCAGCCGCCGGCTGAAGCGCCTTAACAACCATCGTGCACTCACTGCTAATACCGAGGGGATACAGGACGTAGAATGTGTTGTATCTACTTCATTAGAATCACCTCCTACGCCAAAGATTTTtaaggagaaagaaaaaaaaacatacctCAACCAAGTCCACCAACCCGGCACCCCAACCCCACTAACCTGCAACGCAAAGAACCCATACCGAATACACTCCGTAACCCCCCAAGCCCCCAAACACCCCAAAAACGCATAATCACCCAACTGCCCCTCCCCAAAACCACCCACAATCCCCTTACCAACAGCACCATGGTCACCGAACGGGTACATAATCCCCCAAACAAGCAACAACCGACTCGCGACTTGCATCAGGGTAGTCATGACAGGCGCGCGCACGAGGCCGAGAAGCGAGTGCAAAATTTCGAGGATAGCAAGAGACTGCGCGGAGATCAGGTAGGGGTTGTAGACTTTATTGAAGATGGCTGGGAGGGAGGTTTGTTGGGTGACGAGGAGGGCTGCGTAGATGGTGCTTGTGGCCCAGAGGATGAAGTTGAGGGCGTTGTAGGTGAAGAGGTAGAAGCGTGTTAGGGACATTTTGGCGGTTTGATTGTTAACGAGGGACGGTTAGAGATGAGAGGACGGAGGGAGGAATGAGCAAGAGTGCTCAATTGCTGGCGATGCTCGCTCGGTTCGGTGGTTGTTGTTTGTTGTCCTTCGGCAAATTTTGGGGATTCGGAGATCTGGAGATGATTATGTAATATACAGGGTGTTGGGATGGGGAGTTACATTTGAAGCCCAAAAACGGGCTATTATTATATGGTCACAAGATTGTTAAGGGATATATGATTGGTTGACTAAAAGTTGCCTATTGCTAATTGTATCCATCGCTGTTGATACTTTTGTATGTATTCTCAACAAGCCCTAACTCATACTTTCAACCCTGCGACCAATGCTGGAAACTGGCTGCGATAATCTTGTTTTTACGCGGCAATGGCCAATGAAGAGGTCTTTTGTCGGGTAAACCATACATAATAGAGATGATGTGTATCTTCTCGCCGTGACAAGATTGCGTCGTCTGCACGTTGTAGAGAGGAATCATTTCGGAAGCCCGTTAGTCTCCGATTTCCAGTTAGTGACAACGGGGCTTGAATCTTTCGACACATAGCCACTGCCCATCGAATATGACTCTATCGTCTGGATGAGTAGGCGAGTTTTGCGGCTTCCATCGAATCATGATTCAAGCAATTGTGGTCTTTCTTTAGGCCACAGTTTTAAATATAGCGCTATGCACCTGAAATATGTCGTTAATGGCGACTTTCATAGATAAGCAACCGGAAGGAGAATTTGATATCTTTAATCTCTAGCTGTCGTCCTTCATTTGTAGGCACGGTAGAAATACGTGGTAGCATGTGATCCCGactttcttccatttgtcTACCTCCACGTTGTAGCTCGATGTAGCCTCCGAGCATACTGGACGCACTGGATAGCCCATGATAGTGTCTTTGCGCTGATATTATGCTTCTGCCACCATGTGGCACGTTGAAAGCTCGCACATACCTCGGCATATGCCGTGGTGTACTCCCCGGGCTCCCACTTGAAGTGGCATATATGAGCGAACACTCTTTGGGTCGAAGGTGGCTTGGGTTGCGTAACCCATTATCCCTTGGCATACATAATACCATCGGTGTGCACGCAAATGGCCGTCTAATGCTTGGACAATGTCAGTTGTATGACCAAGAAAGTGCAAACACTTTCTCATTTCCTCGATTGCTCGAACTCGCCGCTCATAGAGTTTGATGTTACCAGTTATGTTTTCTAAATTTGGGAGCACAATATAGGCCTCTGTATCTCTCAGTGACCGAATGGCTGCAAGAACGAGAGGCTTGTATTTATGAAGGCGGATGTCCCGAGCCTTTCTgcagatttttttttttttcgatcTCCACTCCCTTCCAAATTTCCTAGCTTGCTCCTTAGAAAAAAGAGTTCCCAGATGTTGGGCTTGTGTAGACAGACGAATAAAAATTGCTGGCACACGGTCTGGGACGTTCATCGTTATGCCGTATTGTGCCCTGTCATTCTTCGGGTCCGTCAGGGGATGCCTTCGCCTGCTTGAGCTAGAACATCATGACTGATTAGCTTGCGACATCGAAAAGAGCCTAACGTGCCCAAAACATGTCGACAATTCCCAGCAGATCTTTCGTTATTTCACCCACCTTGCTGGACTCTTTTAGATATCTCGGGATAGCTTTATTAGGAGTTGGAGGCCGGTATCCTTCGAATATTCTTGTTATTTAAGACGCGCAAAACCGTTAGGCGTGCATGGGTGAGAGCCCGTTCTGCAGCATGCCTGGCTAACTCTAGAGTGTACACCGTATGCGACTCTGGGATGGGCTGTGCTTTTATGAATGCCGGTAAATCATCCTGTTAAAATCAGAATGGTTCCGTTGTCATCACTGTCGTGCGGTATCTGCCAGATTGTGAGGGAAAACCTGAGTTTCCATGCTTCTTTGAGTCAGTGCCTGCAGCCTCTGATTTAGTCCTGACCAGAACGCATCCCTCGATGACGACGTTGGTTGACTTATCACCATTTGGATAGACAACGAACATGTCTCTGGTGGCAACCTGCGATCCATAGACATAGCTCTCGTTCTTCTGCCCGGTTACCCTGTCCATACCATCCCCAGTTCAACCGTATTGCAAACTGTTGCAACTTCTGCTGCACAGGAAACCACATAGTCTTCCCTTAGCTTACAGTTGAATTGGAATAAGTAGTTCCTTTGCTGGGGACTGATACGCCATCATTTCCTGATATACATGAGGCTCACACGTCTCTTCGCAGGAAATCTCAGTACCGGAAGGGGTTTGATCATCCATCTTTTTAGTCAAACTGTCAGGGAAATGAGAGGTCCTCTTCTTGTGTCTGGGCGCCATCCTGTCGCCCTTTTTCTCAGATATTCACCTGATTTCTGTTATTCAGACAGAGCCGGCAGGACCATTAAGTGTCCCGTGAAGCCTCCTTCTCGTATTACGATGAAATTGAATTGATATGGGTCTGACACAATGCCAAACACCGTACATGGTTTGCCCAAAGCTTTTTGATCTGAATGGATAAAAACAAGTTGAGAGGAAACCCTTGTGCCATACCTAGATGCACCGAGGCCTGTCTGCGATCCCCAAGAACAAAATATAAGCTGTCGCCTTTGTTATAAAATAAATCAGGCTCTAAATTATCGTTCCTATGTCTTGATCAGACTTCAATCGAATCTTTGTTCACGAATACCTGGCCCATTTTGGCAAAAGGCAGGATTATTCACTGGCTAATTAACCGTTTAGATTGGACCATGCCGTGCCAGATTAGGTCCCGAAAGCATACCGCTTGACTGAGATGACCTCACCTGAATACCTGATATACCTCCCAGAGATAAAAAGCGCTCGTAATCATGAGCGACGGGATTATAAGCCTGTTCTCACATCAGAGAAATCCGGATACGATATCCCATCATGCCGCTGCAGGCGTAACAGTACTGCTGATATTGCAAGTTGCACATTTGTGCGAGTTTTATTATTCAATAAAGAGAGCGTTTATGCAATGCAATCTTGTTTTATCGTCAGCGCAATTCAAAAATGCTAGTGTCGTCATCTTTCATAGGTATTTTCGACCCTCTTAACTGCTTCCTCTTTCCGTTTCGGGAGCTGGTCAGAGAGGAGAGCGTACATGTTCTGTAGCGATACCTTTGAAGTGAAGTTATCAATAGGAAAATGCAATTGCGTCCGAAATGTAGACCATGGGTCGATATCGAGGTTCGTAGCAAATTGGTAATATTCGCTCACTTGAAGTCGGCGTTGGAATATTTCAACGTCGATCCTATTATCCACGAGGGGCCAAATTTCAGAGTCCAGTTAATAACTTCTCCGTGTCTGAAgatatttccttttctttgccaACCATTCTCACTTTATCTATCGGCATTAAAACACTGGTATTATACCCTGCCCTTTGCTAAAACCCTGTGGTTTATGTTTATCTGGTAGGTGGAACAAAGTTCACTTTCTAGGCCTTGACAATATTATACTTGAAGGCACTCTGCTCGTCTTGCGGACGTCTCCTCATACCGCTCTTCATCCCGAGCCCCATCGTGCTAGTGGTAAGCATGTTCATGAAGGACTCGTTTAATTTGCGGCGTTGGTTCCCTAGGGGCTTTGCTTGTGGAACGACGCGATTCTGTGTTCCTGCGCCCCGATTCGGCTAAAAAACTGCCTGGGATTCGTCCGTTTGTTGCCAGCGGGCCATTAGAGTCTGCTAGTAATATCTCTCTCTCCACGCGAGTGCTCTCGCGGATGATGCGTATCGAGCGTACGGTCCGTATATTGGACAGAAAAGCGACGAGGGCTTGTGTGTATTGTGATGGCCAGGCTCAGTCATGAAGCTGACCACAGCAAAAGAAAGCCAACTTTTCGGCACAGTTGCCGAATTGAACTTGTTGCTCCGCTTAAATCATCGTTGGCGTGGGTGCTCACTTTGCAAGGCGTCGCAGTTGTTCCTTTTCTCTCACATCTAGAGAGTTATTCCGCGTGGATAATTTCTATGTCATAGTTTATCCATGCCGCGGAGATAACCACGTCTGTTTTGGCTTCAACCACAATGTGGTTGCTAAGGTCTAGTCAACCAAGGCAGCACTGGACGCTGGTAAAGAGGCGAGCCATTCCGAAAGATAATCAATGAATGATTGGGAAGGTCTTGACTCTTGCTTGCAATGTGCGACTACCAACGCTCGATCATGTCGCCCTTCTGGCCGGTGGTAGTAGTCTGATGCTGGTTGTAGGGGACATTGGGCGTATCACAAGGAAAGCTGCTCCTTGCAAGATTCTTCCATGTGTCCCTCTTCGATAAACAACAAAACTGGCTTCTGATAGATCAGGTAATGAGGTGAGTCTGACTATATGTGGATGAAAATATGGAAGCTCTGTGTGTCGCTGATGGATAAATCTGTAGAGTTGATGGTTGCTCAATTCACTGATCATCTTTCGTTCTTTTCACTTGTCCCACAGTGTACATGAACAAGTATTGCGGTGACAGCAAAGCCATTTACTCATTAAGTTCCAATTATTTAAGCAAGTCACGCCTCCATCATGATCCCAGCGACAACGAAGACAATTTCTCTTCAACTCTAGCATTTTTAGTGGGATTTTCGACTGAAATATGCCACAAAAAATGCATGTTCAACCAGAGCTTGAAAAGGAATTCATACATGACCTCCAAAAACAGTTCCCATCTCCAAAAGTTCGTGATTGCCTACTGTGAATGGGTGAGGGTGAGGATCAGAGAAGAGCATGAGAGAAAGAGCCACTCTTATGACACGAAGCGAAATGCTCCATACATTTGACACAATGAGTTACAACGATGAATGAAGCCGAGCACAATTAAACACAATGTACAGGAAGGTAGCGCCATGACTTCCCGTTGGCAGAGATCAGAACGGGGTCTTCTACCGGATCGTGATAAGCCCTAATACTCTTATTCCCGATCAAAAGCGCCCAAGCTGGATCAGCCATAGACTTGCCCCTGATAATATTCTAGGAATCAAAAAACGTACAGCCTCCGATACCCGATTGTGACCGCGTGGCTTTGGAGGACACTACGCTCGTTAATGAGAACGATTCTGAATCTGATGAGGACGAGTTTGTATTCCACCAGATTGACGAGTTGCAAACCTGGTGCCACGACAACGAAGATCTACGAACCCTAGGGGATGCAGGAAATGGGGACTGAATGAAAACCGAATTCGCTGAGGTCATGCGCCTGTTCCGGCGCAGCGAGGCCAATGGCATTTATATCATCTACAACATCTATTCTGATCATTCTTTCACGGGCGATACATCTCACCACTATACTGGGATCCCTGGGGACACCTTGGGGAGACGGAAATGAAGTTTTCGTGTGCGAAAATTGCAGATAAAATATCTGACCTTGATCTGTTTCGTCCATATGAGCTTACGACCACCAATCGAGATTATTTGTGTTATCGAGTCGGGGAGTGGGAATATGGTTCGTGGTACGGTTGCTACGTCCACCCAGGATAAATCCACCTGAGAGTCTGCAGCTTCGACGAACAATTCTTCCATCTATAGTTAGTTAACTTATTTCTCTTTGCTTATTCAGCTACCATTTGTAACTTACCCTTTTACTACTTTCTATAGTTGGCTCTCATCGATTTCCAATATACCGTTGCTTCCAAAACCATCAACGACTCCGAGAAAGCGCTTCTATCCCCTTATACAAAGCACCAGGCATCTTAGCAAACCCCTATTTTTATCCCCCCATCATATCCTTGAACGTCTCGAACGAGAGATCACTGCCGTAGGTGATCCATTGAGACGCAGCGTAAACGTCGTAATCAAGCTTCTGCCACTCGAATGTTCTTCCAAATCAGGGCGTAGTTCAACGCATAGAAGAACGCACATAATGGTAAGTCTGTACAAGTACGCATATATGACCTTTGAGAGAGAGGAATCTGCTTAGCAATGGCGATGAAAATTCCCCCATAAGGGATTTTGGCGATTCTTTTCCGCCCCCAAGTTGGGTATTACCTTGGGGCCAAAGCATCGATGCGTTGTGCAGACTGGAGCAACTGCGGGGCTTGTCTTGGTGGTTCGCTGGACGGATGTCACAGTTTCTGCTCGATGGTCAAGCTTCAGGATCGCCGTGGGTTTCCAGAAACAAGGAGATTCGGGCAGCCATGGTTTATTATTTGCAGAGTTCCGCACGTGGTATGTTGAGCCGCACCCCTCTACAGCGTTAGTCAGTCGGTGTCGCAACATATGTTCATGTAACCTTCTGCTTCACAGTGGTTGTACAGCCAGCAACCCAGCCAGGCTATGGTGACCCCAGCAGTCATACAACATCCGTCCGGCGTACAAAACGCACGCCCTGGACCGGTCACCTGATTGTACCTACCCGAATAGGCAGTAGACGGCCCTTTGGCGCGTTCTTTGGGTTCCCAACCCGCTATTGTTTTCCAGCGAACCAGCGTTGAGATAATCGCCCCGCTAAGGTCTTGGCGAGCCCCGCCAACGTCAGCGGCAGTGCGGGATAGTTACCTGATTGGCTGTGAAGGGGTTGCGGTGATGTCAAGGTGGAGAGAGTGCGGGATGCTGATAGGTGAAGGGCGTTGCGAGAGGGCTGAAGGGGATTCTTTCGCACATTTTTATAAGATCGAAGGAGCCATCTTTGAGTTGAAGGTATTTGACTTCTCTTATATAGGGGAGTAGAGTAGAATATAGAAACTCATTCTTGTTGAGTTGTGCTCACGTGGTGATGGAACAAAGTTGTTGACCGCTTTCATCATGATTTCATCATCCGATGCGGTCATCAGGATTTGAAGCGGTTGTCCAGGGACTCCATCATAAATAGTACGGGTATTTAAGGCTCGAGGGGGCTGGATGCTTATCATGTCAGATGTTCATCGAGATTCTTTTTATAGAGCATCTTCCCTCGAGATTGATGAATATTATTACTATTAGATCATCCAGAGTCAAGGCAAATACTCCGCCGAGAGGGATTT from Aspergillus chevalieri M1 DNA, chromosome 1, nearly complete sequence includes the following:
- a CDS encoding adaptin-binding domain-containing protein (COG:S;~EggNog:ENOG410PQ1Y;~InterPro:IPR034627;~PFAM:PF10199;~go_process: GO:0016192 - vesicle-mediated transport [Evidence IEA]); protein product: MTPSTPSSPESTATTPPKPTPGPSNLQSKSKLIPSPRRLLILSPTSHSLTTIPPLLHTLTGVAVKDPPSVTAATAIASQDEPASVKTTFAGYTTHTPLTIENKYYKAEVPIWVDEIPTNSTTDAKRVTGSEAETTDTGVKGTDTGAAQWKAEFSGAEARVVRDAIGGVVICLKNPRPGHDGSEDVAEREDVKSLKDFLRCIGDVKRLVESERSGDGDDDGEGGGIGFGEVLGLIVLVEDGDKDKKTKNGSEDEGVLGETEKPFSISWWEDQLDDIGLMDFDIASWDPSAPDTDVRDKYGEYQGMRRIRQIIETHDWASDDQSTDVDADLGFDDHLEEQLLGLDKSSSGFNLEVNELEREMFGLRMAIERGGDDGEDEFGDFGDDDGDLKVESMEALMLRMQAIKDMSADLPESERKKFAAKAVRDIMKEM
- a CDS encoding protein tyrosine phosphatase-like domain-containing protein (COG:I;~EggNog:ENOG410PPRW;~InterPro:IPR007482;~PFAM:PF04387;~TransMembrane:4 (i7-27o47-67i74-92o183-203i)) codes for the protein MSLTRFYLFTYNALNFILWATSTIYAALLVTQQTSLPAIFNKVYNPYLISAQSLAILEILHSLLGLVRAPVMTTLMQVASRLLLVWGIMYPFGDHGAVGKGIVGGFGEGQLGDYAFLGCLGAWGVTECIRYGFFALQVSGVGVPGWWTWLRYNTFYVLYPLGISSECTMVVKALQPAAELHPAFWWFLVVVLGIYVPGSYILYTHMIAQRRKALKKQKN